From the genome of Aliarcobacter lanthieri:
TTACTGACTTAGTAACATCTGTTGAAAGATTTGACATCTTTGCTATATTATGTGTTGTATTCCTTATATTACTTGTTATCTCTTCTAAGGCTGCTGCTGTCTCTTCTAAAGATGTTGCTGCTTCATTTGAGCTTACATTTAATATATCTACATTTGATAGAAGTATTTTTGAGCTATTCTCTAAAGTTAATCCATTTGATTTATTCTCTACTAGCATTGTTGTTATTGAATCTCCTAAATGGTTCACTCCTCTTGCTAGTTTTAACAAATGCTCTTTTAACCCTTTTTGATCTATCTTATTCAAGTAGTTATAATTTGCATATTGTTCTAATATATTTAATATATTATTTATATTTGATTCAAGATTCTCTCCCATATTATTCAACATCTGTTTTAATTGCATTAAGGCTGGATTTGTTACTTCTATATTCAACCTTTGACACAAATCCCCTTGTTCAAATTCACTTAATACTGTTATTGTCTCATCTATCAATCTTCTATCTTCTTCTATCCCTTTTTGTGTCTTCTTGATATTCTCATTTACTACTTTTGCCATCTCTCCAAACTCATCTTTTGAAGAATCTTTTAAAAGCTCTATATTATATACTTCTCTATTTAAGTATGCAAAAAATCCTAATAATCCATATTTAAAGCTTTTGATACTGTTTAATATATTATTTGAGATAATCATTAAAATTACACCAATAATAGTCAATATAAGTAAAGTTATAATAGTTGATTTTATTATATTAGAATAAAATTGTTCATTTATATCATCAATATAAATACCGCTACCTAATATAAAACCCCACTCTTTAAATTTTTTAACATAAGATACTTTCTCATATAAATCTTCTGATTGACTATTCTTATTCCATAAATAAGTTACAAATCCAGAGTTTTCTTTAGTTGTAACTTCTACCATCGTTTTAAACAAATTTTGTTTTGAAGATAGTTGTATCTCATCTTTTTTATCTCCATAAATAAATTTTGTAGCTACATTATAATTATCTGAATCTAATGTAGTTTTATTTAAAGCTGGATTTATTGGATGTTGAATCATCTTTGGATATGGATTTGTATCATCTATTATAAATATATACTCTTGATGACCAGCTGAGTTATATCTAAGCTTATTTATAGCAATCAAAGCATTGCTTTTTGCAGTTTCTTCATCTAAAATTCCATTATTAAAAGCTTGGTATTCAGCTTCGACTATACTATAAGCTAATTCAACTATATTTTTTAACTTTAGTCTCTTTTCTTCCAGCATTGTTTTTTTTTCACTAAATAAAAATATAGTACTTAATAGAATAAAACCTCCACAGACTAAGTATAATATTACCAATAACTTATTTTTTATACTAATATTCCCCATTTTTCGTTCTCTCCCTTGTAAATGTTAAGATCTTATCTTATATTATCTTTCTATAATGGAACCAATTTATTTTTTTATTATTTTTTATTTGTGAGTATTTTAGAAACGATTTTGTAATTTATAAGTTCATTTTGGTAAAATATATTTTATGAAAAATATCCCTTTTTATATGATTATAAATAAATTATATGTTATGAGTTTTAATAGATATGTTAAATATCTAAAAGAGCAAATATTAAATACTAAATGGTTTGAGAAAGCTTGCAAAGATAAAAAGGTGGTTATTAAATATCTATCAAAAGATTTTTTTACAGAAATATCATCTAATATTTATTTTAAATATGAAAATTTTAAAAGTTGTTTTTATAAATTATTATTAATTAAATTTGAATATAAAGAAGAGCTAGAAGATAATAATCACTTAAAATTATTGAATATAAATATAGTAAATGAAACTAGATTTAAAGTTATTGAATTTTTACTATCTATGCAAAAAAGATTTTTAGAAACAAATCATTGTCTATATATGAAATTAATAGATAGAAAAGAGTTTGTTGATAATTTTTTCAAAGAATATAATAGATATTTAGATATTTCTATATTATCAAAAATATTAAATCATACGTATTTCTTTTTTAATAAAACTGTATACAAATTGGATTATTTAGTTCCTAAAAAAAGATTTATATATTCAATTTACATAAAAGACATTATAAATACGAATTTAAATATTTTAAAAAATGATACACAAATATCAAAATTAATATATGAAAAGTATGATACAAAATTATCACGAAGAGTAATTTGTGATATTAGAAAAAAATATTCAATTCCAAAAATTACAAAAGTTCAAAGATTTAATCAAAAAATGTTATTTACAAACTCTTTTTCTCAGAAAAGAGTTTTAAATAAAGAAAATATTGCACAATTACCTAATGATTTACAAGGAGTTTATGAACTTTCTTCAAGTAAATTAGAGATGTATCCTTTTTTAACAAATAAAGTTATCTATATTGGTTCTTCAAAAAATATAAAAAGAAGATTGAGAGCTTATACAGAAAAATATGCTCATACAAAAGAGATAAAAGAATTTATTAAAAGTTGTGATAATGTTTATTTTAGAGTAGTAAAGAGTAAAGATTATAGAGTTTTTGAAAAAAGATTTATTGAATATTTTATATATTTACATGGTGAACTACCAAAATTTAATACTCAAAGAGTTCTTCTAAAATAATAAAATATTGATATTATTAAGAAGTTTTTATAATATAACTTCTTGATTTTCTGTTTGTCTTACTTTATCTATTGAAAAACATTCATTACTTAAATTTCTAACACTAGTATCTTTATATAAAGTTACTATTTTATGAATAGTTCTTAACTCATCTTTTGAGAAAATTCCTTCATCAAAATCTTCATCTAACTTTGAAAATTTTAATTCTTTAAAATTTTCTTTTTCAACTATTTCAATATCTAAAAAGTCCATGAGTTCTTGAATAAAATATACTCTATCATCTTCCTCATCTAGAATATCT
Proteins encoded in this window:
- a CDS encoding GIY-YIG nuclease family protein; this encodes MIINKLYVMSFNRYVKYLKEQILNTKWFEKACKDKKVVIKYLSKDFFTEISSNIYFKYENFKSCFYKLLLIKFEYKEELEDNNHLKLLNINIVNETRFKVIEFLLSMQKRFLETNHCLYMKLIDRKEFVDNFFKEYNRYLDISILSKILNHTYFFFNKTVYKLDYLVPKKRFIYSIYIKDIINTNLNILKNDTQISKLIYEKYDTKLSRRVICDIRKKYSIPKITKVQRFNQKMLFTNSFSQKRVLNKENIAQLPNDLQGVYELSSSKLEMYPFLTNKVIYIGSSKNIKRRLRAYTEKYAHTKEIKEFIKSCDNVYFRVVKSKDYRVFEKRFIEYFIYLHGELPKFNTQRVLLK
- a CDS encoding type II toxin-antitoxin system antitoxin SocA domain-containing protein, which translates into the protein MIDMTKVANIILYMLHKQTKTLNNKKIELMLFFMENNHLNFCNEKIINETFIKDKRGVKSVVLSELFEIIINEDILDEEDDRVYFIQELMDFLDIEIVEKENFKELKFSKLDEDFDEGIFSKDELRTIHKIVTLYKDTSVRNLSNECFSIDKVRQTENQEVIL
- a CDS encoding methyl-accepting chemotaxis protein — its product is MGNISIKNKLLVILYLVCGGFILLSTIFLFSEKKTMLEEKRLKLKNIVELAYSIVEAEYQAFNNGILDEETAKSNALIAINKLRYNSAGHQEYIFIIDDTNPYPKMIQHPINPALNKTTLDSDNYNVATKFIYGDKKDEIQLSSKQNLFKTMVEVTTKENSGFVTYLWNKNSQSEDLYEKVSYVKKFKEWGFILGSGIYIDDINEQFYSNIIKSTIITLLILTIIGVILMIISNNILNSIKSFKYGLLGFFAYLNREVYNIELLKDSSKDEFGEMAKVVNENIKKTQKGIEEDRRLIDETITVLSEFEQGDLCQRLNIEVTNPALMQLKQMLNNMGENLESNINNILNILEQYANYNYLNKIDQKGLKEHLLKLARGVNHLGDSITTMLVENKSNGLTLENSSKILLSNVDILNVSSNEAATSLEETAAALEEITSNIRNTTHNIAKMSNLSTDVTKSVNEGEELANKTTTAMDEINAQVNAISEAIGVIDNIAFQTNILSLNAAVEAATAGESGKGFAVVAQEVRNLASRSAEAAKEIKDIVERATVKADEGKQIATNMINGYVGLSKNIEETITLISDIEMSSKEQLMGIEQINDAVNQLDQQTQQNAMVASQTNDIAIQTNNIAKLVVSNANEKEFIGKNDVCAKTFDSNENDTLPIKEIA